From a single Thermoplasmatales archaeon genomic region:
- a CDS encoding DUF4870 domain-containing protein, whose product MAKTSLGLEENLEGALCYVLGWITGIIFYILEKDNKFVKFHAKQSIFTFLPLWILSIIFGGFFGLSFWYWYGLWYIFTVISWIIWILIFILWIILILKAYQGEMFKLPIVGDIAEKGL is encoded by the coding sequence ATGGCAAAAACATCTCTTGGTTTGGAAGAAAATCTGGAAGGGGCTTTATGCTATGTGCTTGGATGGATTACTGGAATAATTTTCTATATACTGGAAAAAGATAATAAATTTGTAAAATTTCATGCAAAGCAATCAATATTTACATTCCTGCCTTTATGGATTTTATCCATAATTTTTGGGGGCTTTTTTGGTTTGAGTTTCTGGTACTGGTATGGGCTATGGTACATATTTACAGTTATATCATGGATTATATGGATATTAATTTTTATACTCTGGATAATTCTTATTTTAAAAGCTTACCAAGGAGAAATGTTCAAACTTCCAATAGTTGGAGATATTGCAGAAAAGGGCTTATAA
- a CDS encoding Ni/Fe hydrogenase subunit alpha encodes MKIEREIRNDHLARIEGKAGVVVEIGEKINARINVTEGPRFFEVLARNRKYEDVPSICSRICSFCSIPHKLTPIEAIENALSIEVSEQTKEIRNMLYFGNVVESHALHLLLFVLPDYLGFADAFSMAKNYQDLMKKGLLLKNFGAMVQEIIGKREIHPENPVVGGFGKLPEEKEIKKIIYGGKEAVRASIELVDFMVEYEYPSFMNMERNHLSIKPYSGYGVYGDEIVASDGNKFKINEYKNNIEERVIPYSFSKGSYYKNSPFMVGALSRLVNNGSLIDGSAKDLLNKYSNFIRADNCFANNFAQAVEMVYFIEKIVEIAEKIKIKKEEKAKGGKSGHGFAVTEAPRGILIYEVEIEDEIVKYMNVITPTAMFLPMMERDAENMARGMWNNGYRDVELIGKKVEMAIRAYDPCISCSVHAVKK; translated from the coding sequence ATGAAAATAGAAAGGGAAATAAGAAATGACCATCTCGCAAGGATAGAAGGGAAGGCAGGCGTTGTTGTTGAGATAGGTGAAAAGATAAATGCAAGAATAAATGTTACAGAGGGGCCAAGATTTTTTGAGGTTCTTGCAAGAAATAGAAAATATGAAGATGTGCCATCAATATGCTCCCGCATATGCAGTTTTTGTTCCATACCTCATAAACTAACTCCTATAGAAGCAATAGAAAATGCTCTTTCAATTGAGGTTAGCGAGCAGACAAAAGAAATAAGAAATATGCTATATTTTGGAAATGTTGTTGAAAGCCATGCTCTCCATCTCCTTCTTTTTGTTTTACCTGATTATCTTGGATTTGCGGATGCATTTTCAATGGCTAAAAATTATCAAGATTTGATGAAGAAAGGTCTGTTGCTGAAAAATTTTGGGGCAATGGTTCAGGAGATTATAGGGAAAAGGGAGATACATCCAGAAAATCCAGTTGTTGGAGGATTTGGTAAATTGCCAGAAGAAAAAGAAATTAAAAAAATAATATATGGTGGAAAAGAAGCAGTTAGAGCATCCATTGAATTAGTTGATTTTATGGTTGAATATGAATATCCATCTTTTATGAATATGGAAAGAAATCATCTATCAATAAAACCATATTCTGGCTATGGAGTTTATGGGGATGAAATAGTTGCTTCTGATGGAAATAAATTTAAAATAAACGAATATAAGAACAATATAGAGGAAAGAGTTATTCCCTATTCATTTTCGAAAGGGAGCTATTATAAAAATTCACCTTTTATGGTGGGCGCCCTGTCAAGGCTTGTAAATAATGGAAGTTTGATTGATGGGAGTGCAAAAGATTTGCTTAATAAATATTCAAATTTCATCAGGGCTGACAATTGTTTTGCAAATAATTTTGCTCAGGCAGTAGAAATGGTTTATTTTATAGAAAAAATTGTTGAAATTGCTGAAAAAATTAAGATAAAGAAAGAGGAAAAGGCAAAAGGAGGAAAAAGCGGACATGGTTTTGCTGTTACTGAAGCCCCAAGAGGGATACTTATATATGAAGTAGAAATAGAAGATGAAATTGTAAAATATATGAATGTAATAACACCAACCGCAATGTTTTTGCCAATGATGGAAAGAGATGCTGAAAACATGGCAAGAGGTATGTGGAATAATGGTTATAGAGATGTAGAGCTTATAGGGAAAAAGGTTGAGATGGCAATAAGAGCTTATGACCCGTGCATTTCTTGCAGTGTTCATGCAGTTAAAAAATGA
- a CDS encoding sulfhydrogenase 1 subunit delta, with the protein MREKMKLKIGIYGLTSCYGCQLRMASVKDILEISNNFEIVCWKMMSSKGEIEQCDIAFVEGSVTTEKDEEEIKMIREKSKIVVAMGSCAIHGGVQGSLLGEDYKKIFKEVYGENSIDYKAKIGEPLKKYIKVDYNLPGCPPEENEVVYYLATFGMGTYPEEKDYPVCAECRRNGYPCLLIEKNEPCLGPIIVAGCNARCPAHNVACIGCRGALQHNVAWFDSLAITFKNRGINKEEIKKRMEIFCKQSEKIEEIIEKVFG; encoded by the coding sequence ATGAGGGAAAAAATGAAACTAAAAATTGGAATATATGGATTAACTTCCTGCTATGGCTGCCAGCTAAGAATGGCGAGCGTAAAAGATATTTTAGAAATTTCAAACAATTTTGAAATAGTTTGCTGGAAGATGATGTCAAGTAAAGGGGAAATAGAGCAGTGTGATATAGCATTTGTTGAAGGGAGTGTCACAACAGAGAAGGATGAGGAGGAGATTAAAATGATAAGGGAAAAATCAAAAATTGTTGTTGCAATGGGTTCATGCGCAATCCATGGAGGAGTGCAGGGCTCGCTATTAGGTGAGGATTATAAAAAAATTTTTAAGGAAGTTTATGGAGAAAATTCAATTGATTATAAAGCAAAAATTGGAGAGCCATTAAAGAAATATATAAAGGTTGATTATAATTTGCCAGGTTGCCCGCCAGAAGAGAATGAAGTAGTTTATTATCTCGCAACTTTTGGCATGGGAACATATCCTGAAGAAAAGGACTATCCTGTATGTGCTGAATGCAGAAGAAATGGTTATCCGTGCCTGCTTATAGAAAAAAATGAACCATGTCTTGGTCCAATAATAGTTGCGGGATGCAATGCAAGGTGCCCCGCTCATAATGTTGCTTGCATTGGTTGCAGGGGTGCATTACAGCATAATGTCGCTTGGTTTGATTCACTTGCAATTACATTCAAAAATAGGGGAATTAATAAAGAGGAGATAAAGAAGAGAATGGAAATATTCTGCAAGCAGAGCGAAAAAATCGAGGAAATTATTGAGAAGGTGTTTGGATGA
- a CDS encoding radical SAM protein: MIGKEGRKEKCVLCNKISEEISSTLKICLSCIRNKPDEAVKIAMDAHKKIRGDFRLPALPPRDENGLVCGICANECRLAEGKTGYCGIRKNSGGKIVAQVIAFTYYDPLPTNCCAGWFCEGSREKGYNLAVFSFGCSFNCIFCQNWEHKFVDGGEKIDEKILLEKARHANCICYFGGSPEPNLPLFLKANKRIVEECKARICWEWNGSANKNLVRKAAEFSYATNGTVKFDLKAFDENLNIALTGVSNKRTLENFEMIANEFDRDILTATTLLIPGYIDAQEVEKIAKFISSLNPDIPYSLLAFHPDFKMLDMPFTTRKLAMECYNVAKKYLKRVNIGNEHLLW, translated from the coding sequence ATGATAGGCAAAGAAGGTAGAAAGGAGAAATGTGTTCTATGCAACAAAATAAGTGAGGAAATTTCATCCACCCTAAAAATATGTCTTTCCTGTATAAGAAATAAGCCAGATGAAGCGGTTAAAATAGCGATGGATGCCCATAAAAAAATAAGGGGCGATTTCCGCCTGCCCGCATTGCCACCAAGGGATGAGAATGGGTTGGTATGCGGGATATGCGCAAATGAATGCAGGCTGGCGGAAGGAAAAACTGGATATTGTGGAATAAGAAAAAACTCTGGCGGAAAAATTGTTGCGCAGGTAATTGCTTTTACTTATTATGACCCACTTCCAACAAATTGCTGTGCGGGCTGGTTCTGCGAGGGGAGCAGGGAAAAAGGATATAATTTAGCTGTATTTTCCTTTGGATGCTCATTCAACTGCATTTTCTGCCAGAACTGGGAGCATAAATTTGTTGATGGAGGTGAAAAAATAGATGAAAAAATTTTGCTGGAGAAGGCAAGACATGCAAATTGCATATGCTATTTTGGTGGCTCACCTGAGCCAAATTTGCCACTTTTTTTGAAGGCCAATAAAAGAATAGTTGAAGAATGCAAGGCAAGGATATGCTGGGAATGGAATGGCTCTGCAAATAAGAATTTAGTAAGAAAGGCTGCTGAATTTTCATATGCTACAAATGGAACAGTAAAGTTTGATCTAAAAGCATTTGATGAAAATTTAAATATCGCTCTTACTGGTGTATCAAATAAAAGAACACTTGAAAATTTTGAGATGATAGCAAATGAATTTGATAGAGATATTTTAACCGCAACAACTCTCCTTATTCCTGGTTATATAGATGCGCAGGAAGTTGAGAAAATTGCAAAATTCATTTCATCTCTAAATCCAGATATACCCTACTCACTTCTTGCCTTTCATCCAGATTTCAAAATGCTCGATATGCCATTTACAACAAGAAAACTCGCTATGGAATGCTATAATGTAGCGAAAAAATATTTGAAAAGAGTGAATATAGGAAATGAACATTTATTATGGTAA
- a CDS encoding cytochrome-c3 hydrogenase subunit gamma (catalyzes the oxidation/reduction of cytochrome-c3): protein MDNVYSVYKCRVLRTYDLTDEEKLFLFRFEDSVIAEKWGFIPGQFVQLTLPGVGEVPISICSSPMRKGFFELCIKTAGRVTQKIHEMKPGDIAGVRGPYGNGFPVQKFEEKDLLLIGCGIGMAPLRSVFMYAVDNRWKFGNITVINSARTGNKLLFRKELEAMRDMAEAENIRIIQTVTRDPDWPGWVGRAQEHIRHANTNPKNSYVCVCGPPQVYHEIFEKLIEGGYNPRNIYVTLERRMKCGVGKCGHCIAGSSTFLKYICIDGPVFGYYDIISVSGLI from the coding sequence ATGGATAATGTTTATTCAGTTTATAAATGCAGGGTGCTCAGAACTTATGATTTGACGGATGAGGAAAAATTATTTCTTTTTCGCTTCGAAGATTCTGTAATAGCAGAAAAATGGGGCTTTATTCCCGGGCAATTTGTTCAGCTTACTCTTCCCGGTGTTGGAGAAGTGCCAATTTCAATATGCTCTTCACCAATGAGAAAGGGCTTTTTTGAATTATGCATAAAAACCGCAGGCAGAGTTACCCAAAAAATACACGAAATGAAGCCAGGGGATATTGCAGGAGTAAGAGGTCCATATGGTAACGGTTTTCCAGTTCAGAAATTTGAGGAAAAGGACTTATTGCTTATAGGATGTGGAATTGGGATGGCTCCCCTTCGCTCAGTCTTTATGTATGCTGTCGATAACAGATGGAAATTTGGAAATATTACAGTTATAAACAGCGCAAGAACAGGAAATAAGCTTCTTTTCAGAAAGGAGCTCGAGGCAATGCGCGATATGGCGGAAGCAGAAAACATAAGAATAATTCAAACGGTTACACGCGACCCCGACTGGCCTGGCTGGGTTGGCAGGGCGCAGGAGCACATAAGACATGCAAACACCAATCCTAAAAATTCCTATGTGTGTGTGTGCGGGCCACCTCAGGTTTATCATGAAATTTTTGAGAAGTTAATAGAAGGGGGGTATAATCCTCGTAACATATATGTTACTCTTGAAAGAAGAATGAAATGTGGCGTCGGAAAATGCGGGCATTGTATTGCGGGTTCATCAACATTTCTAAAGTACATATGCATAGATGGACCAGTATTCGGTTATTATGATATAATTTCAGTATCTGGACTTATATGA
- a CDS encoding hydrogenase maturation protease: protein MNLVVFLGSENGDDSAGYECYKKAISRINARMLFLGTDVFEILRKYENEKRVIVVDAFYGVDNIIHLKNDEIFNIEARSEHAHYISPVEAIKILKEAGFSPEELHLIGIPAKSFDRVTYSEEMIEKAIEKIEELLK, encoded by the coding sequence ATGAATCTTGTTGTTTTTCTTGGAAGTGAAAATGGAGATGATTCTGCAGGGTATGAATGCTATAAAAAAGCTATTTCAAGAATAAATGCAAGAATGCTTTTCCTTGGAACAGATGTTTTTGAAATTTTGAGAAAATATGAAAATGAAAAAAGGGTAATAGTTGTTGATGCTTTTTATGGAGTAGATAATATTATACATTTGAAAAATGATGAAATTTTTAATATCGAAGCAAGGAGCGAACACGCCCATTACATTTCGCCAGTTGAAGCGATAAAAATTTTAAAAGAGGCTGGCTTTTCGCCCGAGGAATTGCATCTTATAGGAATACCAGCAAAAAGTTTTGATAGAGTGACATATAGCGAAGAAATGATTGAGAAAGCAATAGAAAAGATAGAAGAGTTGTTAAAATAA
- a CDS encoding 50S ribosomal protein L37e, with translation MGKGTPSKEGGKKTHIVCRRCGRHAYHVRKKYCAYCGFGRSKRLRKYNWKNE, from the coding sequence ATGGGTAAGGGAACACCTTCAAAAGAAGGAGGAAAAAAGACGCATATTGTATGCAGAAGATGTGGAAGGCATGCTTATCATGTAAGGAAAAAATACTGTGCCTACTGCGGATTTGGCCGCTCTAAAAGATTGAGAAAATATAACTGGAAAAATGAATGA
- a CDS encoding MEMO1 family protein — protein MERKAVVAGSFYEKNKEELINEIKECFLKGPGEIPEVKEGRGKIKGVVVPHAGYIYSGYVAAHVYHAIAKDGFPDRFIIMGPNHYGYGSPVAISTHGSWLTPLGKVFIDENAKKLAKGIICEDEIAHTYEHSIEVQIPFLQFLGEFKFIPICFAMQDYETAREVGEIISEEDALIIASSDFSHVSFSKFPSREDIEEVRRMDRIAIDEILRMDAKRLIEKVEENDITMCGYGAVAAMLEAVKKRGAKNAKLLKYATSYDVEPGTYCVGYSAIVIE, from the coding sequence ATGGAAAGAAAAGCTGTTGTTGCCGGTTCATTTTATGAAAAGAATAAGGAAGAACTTATTAATGAAATAAAGGAATGTTTTTTAAAAGGACCAGGAGAAATTCCTGAAGTTAAGGAAGGCAGGGGAAAAATAAAAGGAGTTGTTGTTCCTCATGCTGGCTATATATATTCTGGATATGTCGCCGCACATGTTTATCATGCAATCGCAAAAGATGGTTTTCCAGATAGATTTATAATTATGGGACCAAATCACTATGGATATGGCTCACCAGTTGCAATATCAACACATGGCTCATGGCTTACTCCCTTAGGAAAAGTTTTTATAGACGAAAATGCAAAAAAGCTGGCTAAGGGAATAATATGCGAGGATGAAATTGCCCATACATATGAGCATTCAATAGAAGTTCAAATTCCTTTCCTTCAATTTTTAGGAGAATTCAAATTTATTCCAATATGCTTTGCAATGCAGGATTACGAAACTGCAAGGGAAGTGGGAGAAATAATAAGTGAGGAAGATGCTTTAATAATCGCAAGTTCAGATTTCTCTCATGTTAGTTTTTCAAAATTTCCTAGCAGGGAAGATATAGAAGAAGTAAGGAGGATGGATAGAATTGCAATAGATGAAATCCTAAGGATGGATGCAAAAAGATTGATTGAAAAGGTTGAGGAAAATGACATAACCATGTGTGGCTACGGCGCGGTGGCGGCGATGCTGGAGGCGGTGAAAAAAAGGGGGGCGAAAAATGCAAAACTTCTGAAATATGCCACTTCATACGATGTTGAGCCGGGCACATATTGCGTTGGATATTCAGCGATTGTTATTGAGTAG
- the purF gene encoding amidophosphoribosyltransferase: protein MNEKCGVVAISSRKNVAEKIYFALVAMQHRGQEAAGMALYDEGIKLYRGVGLAEEAFNKTNFEELKGSEGIGHVYYSIKISTPENAQPFSLHTSAGDIAIAHNGIIVNSSEIKEEMMKKGYNFVYGSEEEAIAYMLSDYLRDVNVEKAIKRIIKRIEGSYSFTFMINNRVFGLRDPLGIKPLCIGKIDDGYIICSESVAIDALGGEFVRDVEPGELVEIKPNEYRSYILSKEEHKAHCFFEYVYFARADSLIDGVDVYKTREKLGEILAEESPVDADYVVPIPDSGRAHAYGYSKASGIAMAEGLMKNRYITRTFIMPSQNVRERAVLLKLNPVRSIIKDKRIIIVDDSIVRGTTMKKIVRLLRDYGAKEVHVRIASPPIIAPCYLGIDMTTREQLIASKRSIEEIRKEIDADTLAYISIDGMIKAIGKDRKDLCLGCITGEYPVKIKGEKQRFQNVLT from the coding sequence ATGAATGAAAAATGTGGGGTTGTCGCAATTTCATCCCGCAAAAATGTAGCTGAAAAAATATATTTTGCTCTCGTAGCAATGCAGCATCGCGGGCAAGAGGCGGCGGGAATGGCATTGTATGATGAGGGAATAAAATTATATAGGGGGGTAGGACTGGCTGAGGAGGCTTTTAATAAAACAAATTTTGAAGAGCTGAAGGGGAGCGAAGGAATAGGACATGTATATTATTCTATAAAGATTTCTACCCCAGAAAATGCCCAGCCTTTCAGCCTACATACTTCTGCTGGTGACATTGCAATTGCCCACAATGGAATAATCGTAAATTCATCTGAAATAAAAGAGGAAATGATGAAGAAGGGATATAATTTTGTTTATGGAAGCGAGGAGGAAGCAATTGCTTACATGCTTTCTGATTATCTTAGGGATGTAAATGTTGAAAAAGCTATAAAAAGAATTATAAAAAGAATAGAGGGTTCTTATTCATTTACATTTATGATAAACAATAGAGTTTTTGGTTTAAGAGATCCTCTCGGAATAAAACCTCTTTGTATTGGAAAAATAGATGATGGCTATATCATATGTTCTGAATCTGTTGCAATAGATGCTCTTGGAGGGGAATTTGTAAGGGATGTTGAGCCAGGTGAGCTTGTAGAAATAAAGCCAAATGAATATAGAAGCTATATTCTTTCAAAGGAAGAACATAAAGCACACTGTTTTTTTGAGTATGTATATTTTGCAAGAGCAGACTCGCTTATCGATGGAGTTGATGTTTATAAAACAAGAGAAAAATTGGGAGAAATTCTCGCTGAGGAAAGTCCAGTAGATGCTGATTATGTTGTTCCAATTCCAGATTCTGGAAGGGCTCATGCATATGGCTATTCAAAAGCAAGTGGCATCGCTATGGCGGAGGGGCTTATGAAAAATAGGTATATTACAAGAACTTTTATAATGCCCTCTCAAAATGTAAGAGAAAGGGCTGTTTTGCTCAAATTAAATCCTGTTAGAAGTATTATAAAGGATAAGAGAATAATTATTGTTGATGACTCTATAGTAAGAGGAACAACAATGAAAAAAATTGTTAGATTGCTCCGTGATTATGGAGCAAAAGAAGTGCATGTAAGAATCGCATCTCCTCCGATAATCGCTCCCTGCTATCTTGGGATAGATATGACAACAAGAGAGCAATTAATAGCATCAAAAAGAAGTATAGAAGAGATAAGAAAGGAAATAGATGCGGATACACTTGCTTACATATCAATAGATGGAATGATTAAAGCAATTGGAAAAGATAGGAAAGATTTATGCCTTGGATGCATAACTGGAGAGTATCCTGTAAAAATTAAAGGAGAAAAGCAAAGATTTCAAAATGTGCTAACATGA
- a CDS encoding serine/threonine protein phosphatase, which yields MNYLEIARKIMEKEPSLLRLNGKIMLAGDTHGDAVVAREIVKRFYEEKFDFLIFLGDYVDRNPPDVSVSENIDFLLEEKCKNPDKIFLLKGNHEANYAIPCYPNDFEIEMGEKYADYAKVFREMPLACLLNNVFASHGGIIKDKKIEEIDKNDIHDIEAITWSDPEIANLYRGAGISYSQKDLDEFLENIGAKAFIRGHDYNLNGIIVYEKCLTIFSSRIYKNEGNKGVLIAKIYGEINSMDDIEIEDIYSKEKYKAKKI from the coding sequence ATGAATTATCTTGAAATAGCAAGAAAGATAATGGAAAAGGAGCCTTCTCTTCTTCGCCTAAATGGAAAAATAATGCTCGCCGGCGACACACACGGGGATGCAGTGGTTGCAAGGGAAATTGTAAAAAGATTTTATGAAGAAAAATTTGATTTTCTTATTTTTCTTGGTGACTATGTCGATAGAAATCCGCCGGATGTGAGTGTTTCTGAAAACATAGATTTTTTGCTCGAAGAAAAATGCAAAAATCCAGATAAAATTTTTTTGTTAAAAGGAAATCACGAAGCAAACTATGCAATTCCATGCTATCCAAATGATTTTGAGATTGAAATGGGGGAAAAATATGCTGATTACGCAAAAGTTTTCAGAGAGATGCCTCTCGCCTGCCTGCTGAACAATGTTTTTGCTTCTCATGGGGGAATAATTAAGGATAAAAAAATCGAAGAAATTGATAAAAATGATATTCACGACATAGAAGCAATTACATGGAGTGATCCAGAAATTGCAAATCTTTATAGAGGAGCGGGAATAAGCTATAGCCAGAAGGATTTAGATGAATTTCTTGAAAATATAGGAGCAAAAGCATTTATAAGAGGGCATGACTACAATTTGAATGGAATAATTGTTTATGAAAAATGCCTTACTATATTTTCCTCTCGCATATATAAAAATGAAGGAAATAAAGGTGTGCTTATTGCAAAAATTTATGGAGAAATAAACAGCATGGATGACATAGAAATTGAGGACATATATAGTAAAGAAAAATATAAGGCAAAGAAAATATAG
- a CDS encoding M20/M25/M40 family metallo-hydrolase, whose amino-acid sequence MKKIAILIAFLMLPVHFLAGESQSKVLEIIDSINEETLLFYEESLQSFGPHPTGSDACNAVADFIFNEFEKDGLAVGYQHWERNGISGKNVVATMEGKTDFIVIISAHYDTVEVSPGADDDSSGVAMVLTAAKILSKYNFLHTIKFVAFSGEEQGLYGSEYFARDSYRRGEKIIADIQLDGVGYAVNEGKKVRISSNDASLWIIGIAEQIAKDYKNKIDLEISRHDYTGSDHKSFYNYGYEGVFFLEYEFNPNYHTSEDKIDYINITYMTKVCRLAIATLATIADKEVNVMVRITEPELGSVYFAGRKIIELYTHATILIGKITSAAEIIAIKEIEKVDFYLDKRFYGTVYEEPYRFTYKTFAFLKHKIRIFAYSDTEFDESEISVICFA is encoded by the coding sequence ATGAAAAAAATTGCAATTTTAATAGCATTTCTGATGTTGCCTGTGCATTTTTTAGCGGGAGAAAGTCAATCAAAAGTATTGGAAATAATAGATTCCATAAATGAGGAAACGCTTCTTTTTTATGAAGAAAGCCTGCAAAGCTTTGGCCCTCATCCAACTGGCAGTGACGCATGCAATGCGGTGGCAGATTTTATATTTAATGAGTTTGAAAAAGACGGGCTGGCGGTGGGGTACCAGCACTGGGAGAGAAATGGTATTAGCGGGAAAAATGTTGTAGCAACAATGGAGGGAAAAACAGATTTTATTGTTATAATCTCCGCCCACTATGACACAGTTGAAGTTTCTCCAGGAGCGGATGATGATTCATCTGGCGTGGCTATGGTTTTAACTGCCGCAAAAATTTTATCAAAATATAACTTTCTGCATACCATAAAATTTGTTGCTTTTTCTGGAGAGGAGCAGGGGTTATATGGAAGTGAATATTTTGCAAGAGATTCTTATAGAAGAGGGGAGAAAATAATAGCGGATATTCAGCTTGATGGAGTTGGTTATGCAGTTAATGAAGGGAAAAAGGTAAGAATATCTTCAAATGATGCATCTCTTTGGATTATTGGTATAGCAGAGCAGATAGCAAAAGATTATAAAAATAAGATTGACCTTGAAATCAGCAGGCATGATTACACAGGAAGTGACCATAAATCTTTTTATAATTATGGTTACGAAGGAGTATTTTTCCTTGAATATGAATTTAATCCAAATTATCACACTTCTGAGGATAAAATTGATTACATCAATATAACATATATGACAAAAGTTTGTAGGTTAGCAATCGCAACTCTTGCAACAATTGCAGATAAAGAAGTAAATGTGATGGTTAGAATAACTGAGCCTGAGCTTGGAAGCGTATATTTTGCTGGTAGAAAAATAATTGAACTTTATACCCACGCTACAATTTTGATTGGTAAGATAACATCTGCTGCTGAGATAATAGCGATAAAAGAAATTGAGAAAGTTGATTTCTATCTCGATAAAAGATTTTATGGAACGGTTTATGAAGAGCCTTACAGATTTACATACAAGACATTTGCATTCTTGAAACATAAAATAAGGATTTTTGCTTATTCAGACACTGAATTTGATGAGAGCGAAATAAGTGTAATATGTTTCGCATGA
- a CDS encoding 4Fe-4S dicluster domain-containing protein, producing MRYLKIEKDRTYEFLEKLKKYGKLYAPVKISDKFYLRKEIEDVKEIAFDYQRTLLPLKKYFLPTCEKMFDIDIEKNEYRENLEKIEPFVIFGAHACEIVGLRILDGVYLNVYPDIYYARRRKAGIIIGLSCLPDEYCFCNLRRTDFVDIGFDLFFHELPDGYLIRVGSQRGHEIVDENIELFKSVEQKDIDAFREFEERRQKSFKYQGSFDNIRYILELTANDRLWDEESEKCLGCGNCTMTCPTCRCYDVQDIPRINLKSGERIRFWDSCQFRSHGLVAGGHNFRETKKDRFFNRYVCKNSYFYPLGTSYCVGCGNCTYFCPANIDFQKNLDKIRSNYEVIHG from the coding sequence ATGAGATATTTAAAGATAGAAAAAGATAGGACATATGAATTTCTTGAAAAATTGAAAAAATATGGAAAGCTTTACGCTCCTGTTAAGATATCTGATAAATTTTATCTAAGGAAAGAAATAGAGGATGTAAAAGAAATTGCGTTTGATTATCAGCGCACATTGTTGCCTCTTAAAAAATATTTCCTGCCAACATGCGAAAAAATGTTTGATATAGATATTGAAAAAAATGAATATAGGGAAAATCTGGAAAAGATTGAGCCATTTGTTATATTTGGGGCTCATGCCTGCGAGATTGTCGGGCTTCGAATTCTCGATGGAGTATATTTAAATGTTTATCCTGATATATATTATGCAAGAAGGAGGAAGGCAGGAATAATAATAGGGCTTAGTTGTTTGCCAGATGAATACTGTTTTTGCAATTTAAGAAGAACTGATTTTGTAGATATAGGGTTTGATTTGTTTTTTCATGAATTGCCAGATGGCTATTTAATAAGGGTCGGAAGTCAGAGAGGGCACGAAATTGTTGATGAAAATATAGAATTGTTTAAGAGCGTTGAGCAAAAAGACATAGATGCTTTTAGGGAATTTGAAGAAAGAAGGCAAAAATCATTTAAATATCAGGGAAGCTTTGATAACATTCGCTACATTCTTGAATTAACAGCAAATGATAGGTTATGGGATGAAGAAAGTGAAAAATGCCTTGGGTGTGGAAACTGCACAATGACATGTCCAACATGCAGATGCTATGATGTGCAGGATATACCGAGAATAAATTTAAAAAGCGGTGAGAGAATAAGATTCTGGGATTCATGCCAGTTCAGGAGCCACGGGCTTGTGGCGGGCGGGCACAATTTCAGGGAAACAAAGAAGGATAGATTCTTTAATAGATATGTGTGCAAGAATTCTTACTTCTATCCGCTTGGCACTTCCTATTGTGTAGGGTGTGGAAACTGCACATATTTCTGCCCGGCAAACATTGACTTTCAAAAAAATCTGGACAAAATAAGAAGCAATTATGAGGTGATACATGGATAA
- a CDS encoding small nuclear ribonucleoprotein (Enables 3` processing of polyadenylated mRNAs and tRNA precursors) yields MKPLELIHSSIEKRVVVEIKGDKEYRGILEGYDHPHLNLILKNAEEIINGEKKRDLDKVIVRGDNIIYIMA; encoded by the coding sequence ATGAAACCTTTGGAATTAATTCATTCAAGCATTGAGAAAAGGGTGGTTGTTGAGATTAAGGGCGATAAAGAATATCGAGGCATACTTGAAGGATATGACCACCCTCACCTTAACTTAATACTCAAAAACGCAGAGGAAATAATAAATGGGGAAAAAAAGAGGGATTTGGATAAGGTTATTGTAAGGGGAGACAATATAATATATATAATGGCTTAA